One genomic region from Lynx canadensis isolate LIC74 chromosome E1, mLynCan4.pri.v2, whole genome shotgun sequence encodes:
- the CORO6 gene encoding coronin-6 isoform X4 produces the protein MSRRVVRQSKFRHVFGQAAKADQSYEDIRVSKVTWDSSFCAVNPKFLAIIVEAGGGGAFIVLPLAKTGRVDKNYPLVTGHTAPVLDIDWCPHNDNVIASASDDTTVMVWQIPDYTPMRNITESIITLEGHSKRVGILCWHPTARNVLLSAGGDNVIIIWNVGTGEVLLSLDDMHPDVIHSVCWNSNGSLLATTCKDKTLRIIDPRKGQVVAERFAAHEGMRPMRAVFTRQGHIFTTGFTRMSQRELGLWDPKWHVARAGLVTPPVLGQNNFEEPVALQEMDTSNGVLLPFYDPDSSIVYLCGKGDSSIRYFEITDEPPFVHYLNTFSSKEPQRGMGFMPKRGLEVNKCEIARFYKLHERKCEPIIMTVPRKTCSRTIYTQIRLALSQP, from the exons ATGAGCCGGCGTGTGGTTCGGCAGAGCAAGTTCCGCCATGTGTTTGGGCAGGCAGCAAAGGCTGACCAGTCCTACGAGGATATCCGTGTGTCCAAGGTCACGTGGGACAGCTCCTTCTGTGCTGTCAACCCCAAATTCCTGGCCATTATTGTGGAGGCTGGAGGTGGAGGTGCCTTCATTGTCCTGCCTCTGGCCAAG ACAGGACGAGTGGATAAGAACTACCCTCTGGTCACTGGGCACACTGCTCCAGTGCTGGACATCGACTGGTGCCCACATAATGACAACGTCATCGCCAGTGCCTCAGACGACACCACGGTCATG GTGTGGCAAATTCCAGACTATACCCCTATGCGCAACATCACAGAATCCATCATTACACTCGAGGGCCACTCCAAACGTGTGGGCATCCTCTGCTGGCACCCTACTGCCCGGAATGTTCTGCTCAGTGCAG GTGGTGACAATGTGATCATCATCTGGAATGTGGGCACTGGGGAGGTGCTCCTGAGTCTAGATGACATGCACCCGGACGTCATCCACAGTGTTTGCTGGAACAGCAATGGTAGCCTGCTAGCCACAACCTGCAAGGACAAGACCCTGCGCATTATAGACCCCCGCAAGGGCCAGGTGGTGGCG gagAGGTTTGCGGCCCACGAGGGAATGAGGCCCATGCGGGCCGTCTTCACGCGCCAGGGTCATATCTTCACCACGGGCTTCACCCGCATGAGCCAGCGAGAGCTGGGCCTGTGGGACCCG AAATGGCACgtggccagggcagggctggtCACGCCTCCTGTGCTCGGGCAGAACAATTTCGAGGAACCAGTGGCACTGCAGGAGATGGACACAAGCAACGGGGTCCTACTGCCCTTCTACGATCCCGACTCCAGCATCGTCTACCTATGCGGCAAG GGCGACAGCAGCATTCGGTACTTTGAGATTACAGACGAACCACCTTTCGTGCATTACCTGAACACGTTCAGCAGCAAGGAGCCTCAGAGGGGCATGGGTTTCATGCCCAAGCGGGGACTGGAAGTCAACAAGTGTGAGATCGCCCG GTTCTACAAGTTGCACGAAAGAAAATGTGAGCCCATCATCATGACTGTGCCCCGCAAG ACTTGTTCCAGGACGATCTATACCCAGATACGCCTGGCCCTGAGCCAGCCCTAG
- the CORO6 gene encoding coronin-6 isoform X1, whose amino-acid sequence MSRRVVRQSKFRHVFGQAAKADQSYEDIRVSKVTWDSSFCAVNPKFLAIIVEAGGGGAFIVLPLAKTGRVDKNYPLVTGHTAPVLDIDWCPHNDNVIASASDDTTVMVWQIPDYTPMRNITESIITLEGHSKRVGILCWHPTARNVLLSAGGDNVIIIWNVGTGEVLLSLDDMHPDVIHSVCWNSNGSLLATTCKDKTLRIIDPRKGQVVAERFAAHEGMRPMRAVFTRQGHIFTTGFTRMSQRELGLWDPKWHVARAGLVTPPVLGQNNFEEPVALQEMDTSNGVLLPFYDPDSSIVYLCGKGDSSIRYFEITDEPPFVHYLNTFSSKEPQRGMGFMPKRGLEVNKCEIARFYKLHERKCEPIIMTVPRKSDLFQDDLYPDTPGPEPALEADEWLSGQDAEPVLISLRDGYIPPKHRELRVTKRNILDVRPPSGPRRSQSASDAPLSQHTLETLLEEIKALREQVQAQEQRITALENMLCELVDGTD is encoded by the exons ATGAGCCGGCGTGTGGTTCGGCAGAGCAAGTTCCGCCATGTGTTTGGGCAGGCAGCAAAGGCTGACCAGTCCTACGAGGATATCCGTGTGTCCAAGGTCACGTGGGACAGCTCCTTCTGTGCTGTCAACCCCAAATTCCTGGCCATTATTGTGGAGGCTGGAGGTGGAGGTGCCTTCATTGTCCTGCCTCTGGCCAAG ACAGGACGAGTGGATAAGAACTACCCTCTGGTCACTGGGCACACTGCTCCAGTGCTGGACATCGACTGGTGCCCACATAATGACAACGTCATCGCCAGTGCCTCAGACGACACCACGGTCATG GTGTGGCAAATTCCAGACTATACCCCTATGCGCAACATCACAGAATCCATCATTACACTCGAGGGCCACTCCAAACGTGTGGGCATCCTCTGCTGGCACCCTACTGCCCGGAATGTTCTGCTCAGTGCAG GTGGTGACAATGTGATCATCATCTGGAATGTGGGCACTGGGGAGGTGCTCCTGAGTCTAGATGACATGCACCCGGACGTCATCCACAGTGTTTGCTGGAACAGCAATGGTAGCCTGCTAGCCACAACCTGCAAGGACAAGACCCTGCGCATTATAGACCCCCGCAAGGGCCAGGTGGTGGCG gagAGGTTTGCGGCCCACGAGGGAATGAGGCCCATGCGGGCCGTCTTCACGCGCCAGGGTCATATCTTCACCACGGGCTTCACCCGCATGAGCCAGCGAGAGCTGGGCCTGTGGGACCCG AAATGGCACgtggccagggcagggctggtCACGCCTCCTGTGCTCGGGCAGAACAATTTCGAGGAACCAGTGGCACTGCAGGAGATGGACACAAGCAACGGGGTCCTACTGCCCTTCTACGATCCCGACTCCAGCATCGTCTACCTATGCGGCAAG GGCGACAGCAGCATTCGGTACTTTGAGATTACAGACGAACCACCTTTCGTGCATTACCTGAACACGTTCAGCAGCAAGGAGCCTCAGAGGGGCATGGGTTTCATGCCCAAGCGGGGACTGGAAGTCAACAAGTGTGAGATCGCCCG GTTCTACAAGTTGCACGAAAGAAAATGTGAGCCCATCATCATGACTGTGCCCCGCAAG TCAGACTTGTTCCAGGACGATCTATACCCAGATACGCCTGGCCCTGAGCCAGCCCTAGAAGCTGACGAATGGCTATCTGGCCAGGACGCGGAACCCGTGCTCATCTCATTGAGGGACGGTTACATACCTCCCAAGCACCGCGAGCTTCGGGTCACCAAGCGCAATATTCTGGACGTGCGCCCTCCCTCAGGCCCCCGCCGCAGCCAGTCGGCCAGCGATGCCCCATTGTCG cAGCACACTCTAGAGACGCTGCTGGAGGAGATCAAAGCCCTTCGTGAGCAGGTGCAGGCCCAGGAGCAGCGCATCACGGCTCTGGAGAACATGCTGTGCGAGCTGGTGGACGGCACGGACTAG
- the CORO6 gene encoding coronin-6 isoform X2 produces the protein MSRRVVRQSKFRHVFGQAAKADQSYEDIRVSKVTWDSSFCAVNPKFLAIIVEAGGGGAFIVLPLAKTGRVDKNYPLVTGHTAPVLDIDWCPHNDNVIASASDDTTVMVWQIPDYTPMRNITESIITLEGHSKRVGILCWHPTARNVLLSAGGDNVIIIWNVGTGEVLLSLDDMHPDVIHSVCWNSNGSLLATTCKDKTLRIIDPRKGQVVAERFAAHEGMRPMRAVFTRQGHIFTTGFTRMSQRELGLWDPNNFEEPVALQEMDTSNGVLLPFYDPDSSIVYLCGKGDSSIRYFEITDEPPFVHYLNTFSSKEPQRGMGFMPKRGLEVNKCEIARFYKLHERKCEPIIMTVPRKSDLFQDDLYPDTPGPEPALEADEWLSGQDAEPVLISLRDGYIPPKHRELRVTKRNILDVRPPSGPRRSQSASDAPLSQQHTLETLLEEIKALREQVQAQEQRITALENMLCELVDGTD, from the exons ATGAGCCGGCGTGTGGTTCGGCAGAGCAAGTTCCGCCATGTGTTTGGGCAGGCAGCAAAGGCTGACCAGTCCTACGAGGATATCCGTGTGTCCAAGGTCACGTGGGACAGCTCCTTCTGTGCTGTCAACCCCAAATTCCTGGCCATTATTGTGGAGGCTGGAGGTGGAGGTGCCTTCATTGTCCTGCCTCTGGCCAAG ACAGGACGAGTGGATAAGAACTACCCTCTGGTCACTGGGCACACTGCTCCAGTGCTGGACATCGACTGGTGCCCACATAATGACAACGTCATCGCCAGTGCCTCAGACGACACCACGGTCATG GTGTGGCAAATTCCAGACTATACCCCTATGCGCAACATCACAGAATCCATCATTACACTCGAGGGCCACTCCAAACGTGTGGGCATCCTCTGCTGGCACCCTACTGCCCGGAATGTTCTGCTCAGTGCAG GTGGTGACAATGTGATCATCATCTGGAATGTGGGCACTGGGGAGGTGCTCCTGAGTCTAGATGACATGCACCCGGACGTCATCCACAGTGTTTGCTGGAACAGCAATGGTAGCCTGCTAGCCACAACCTGCAAGGACAAGACCCTGCGCATTATAGACCCCCGCAAGGGCCAGGTGGTGGCG gagAGGTTTGCGGCCCACGAGGGAATGAGGCCCATGCGGGCCGTCTTCACGCGCCAGGGTCATATCTTCACCACGGGCTTCACCCGCATGAGCCAGCGAGAGCTGGGCCTGTGGGACCCG AACAATTTCGAGGAACCAGTGGCACTGCAGGAGATGGACACAAGCAACGGGGTCCTACTGCCCTTCTACGATCCCGACTCCAGCATCGTCTACCTATGCGGCAAG GGCGACAGCAGCATTCGGTACTTTGAGATTACAGACGAACCACCTTTCGTGCATTACCTGAACACGTTCAGCAGCAAGGAGCCTCAGAGGGGCATGGGTTTCATGCCCAAGCGGGGACTGGAAGTCAACAAGTGTGAGATCGCCCG GTTCTACAAGTTGCACGAAAGAAAATGTGAGCCCATCATCATGACTGTGCCCCGCAAG TCAGACTTGTTCCAGGACGATCTATACCCAGATACGCCTGGCCCTGAGCCAGCCCTAGAAGCTGACGAATGGCTATCTGGCCAGGACGCGGAACCCGTGCTCATCTCATTGAGGGACGGTTACATACCTCCCAAGCACCGCGAGCTTCGGGTCACCAAGCGCAATATTCTGGACGTGCGCCCTCCCTCAGGCCCCCGCCGCAGCCAGTCGGCCAGCGATGCCCCATTGTCG cagcAGCACACTCTAGAGACGCTGCTGGAGGAGATCAAAGCCCTTCGTGAGCAGGTGCAGGCCCAGGAGCAGCGCATCACGGCTCTGGAGAACATGCTGTGCGAGCTGGTGGACGGCACGGACTAG
- the CORO6 gene encoding coronin-6 isoform X3, with amino-acid sequence MSRRVVRQSKFRHVFGQAAKADQSYEDIRVSKVTWDSSFCAVNPKFLAIIVEAGGGGAFIVLPLAKTGRVDKNYPLVTGHTAPVLDIDWCPHNDNVIASASDDTTVMVWQIPDYTPMRNITESIITLEGHSKRVGILCWHPTARNVLLSAGGDNVIIIWNVGTGEVLLSLDDMHPDVIHSVCWNSNGSLLATTCKDKTLRIIDPRKGQVVAERFAAHEGMRPMRAVFTRQGHIFTTGFTRMSQRELGLWDPNNFEEPVALQEMDTSNGVLLPFYDPDSSIVYLCGKGDSSIRYFEITDEPPFVHYLNTFSSKEPQRGMGFMPKRGLEVNKCEIARFYKLHERKCEPIIMTVPRKSDLFQDDLYPDTPGPEPALEADEWLSGQDAEPVLISLRDGYIPPKHRELRVTKRNILDVRPPSGPRRSQSASDAPLSQHTLETLLEEIKALREQVQAQEQRITALENMLCELVDGTD; translated from the exons ATGAGCCGGCGTGTGGTTCGGCAGAGCAAGTTCCGCCATGTGTTTGGGCAGGCAGCAAAGGCTGACCAGTCCTACGAGGATATCCGTGTGTCCAAGGTCACGTGGGACAGCTCCTTCTGTGCTGTCAACCCCAAATTCCTGGCCATTATTGTGGAGGCTGGAGGTGGAGGTGCCTTCATTGTCCTGCCTCTGGCCAAG ACAGGACGAGTGGATAAGAACTACCCTCTGGTCACTGGGCACACTGCTCCAGTGCTGGACATCGACTGGTGCCCACATAATGACAACGTCATCGCCAGTGCCTCAGACGACACCACGGTCATG GTGTGGCAAATTCCAGACTATACCCCTATGCGCAACATCACAGAATCCATCATTACACTCGAGGGCCACTCCAAACGTGTGGGCATCCTCTGCTGGCACCCTACTGCCCGGAATGTTCTGCTCAGTGCAG GTGGTGACAATGTGATCATCATCTGGAATGTGGGCACTGGGGAGGTGCTCCTGAGTCTAGATGACATGCACCCGGACGTCATCCACAGTGTTTGCTGGAACAGCAATGGTAGCCTGCTAGCCACAACCTGCAAGGACAAGACCCTGCGCATTATAGACCCCCGCAAGGGCCAGGTGGTGGCG gagAGGTTTGCGGCCCACGAGGGAATGAGGCCCATGCGGGCCGTCTTCACGCGCCAGGGTCATATCTTCACCACGGGCTTCACCCGCATGAGCCAGCGAGAGCTGGGCCTGTGGGACCCG AACAATTTCGAGGAACCAGTGGCACTGCAGGAGATGGACACAAGCAACGGGGTCCTACTGCCCTTCTACGATCCCGACTCCAGCATCGTCTACCTATGCGGCAAG GGCGACAGCAGCATTCGGTACTTTGAGATTACAGACGAACCACCTTTCGTGCATTACCTGAACACGTTCAGCAGCAAGGAGCCTCAGAGGGGCATGGGTTTCATGCCCAAGCGGGGACTGGAAGTCAACAAGTGTGAGATCGCCCG GTTCTACAAGTTGCACGAAAGAAAATGTGAGCCCATCATCATGACTGTGCCCCGCAAG TCAGACTTGTTCCAGGACGATCTATACCCAGATACGCCTGGCCCTGAGCCAGCCCTAGAAGCTGACGAATGGCTATCTGGCCAGGACGCGGAACCCGTGCTCATCTCATTGAGGGACGGTTACATACCTCCCAAGCACCGCGAGCTTCGGGTCACCAAGCGCAATATTCTGGACGTGCGCCCTCCCTCAGGCCCCCGCCGCAGCCAGTCGGCCAGCGATGCCCCATTGTCG cAGCACACTCTAGAGACGCTGCTGGAGGAGATCAAAGCCCTTCGTGAGCAGGTGCAGGCCCAGGAGCAGCGCATCACGGCTCTGGAGAACATGCTGTGCGAGCTGGTGGACGGCACGGACTAG
- the ANKRD13B gene encoding ankyrin repeat domain-containing protein 13B isoform X2, which yields MIPANASVRKGPEGKYPLHYLVWHNRHRELEKEVRAGQVDIEQLDPRGRTPLHLATTLGHLECARVLLAHGADVGRENRSGWTVLQEAVSTRDLELVQLVLRYRDYQRVVKRLAGIPVLLEKLRKAQDFYVEMKWEFTSWVPLVSKICPSDTYKVWKSGQNLRVDTTLLGFDHMTWQRGNRSFVFRGQDTSAVVMEIDHDRRVVYTETLALAGQDRELLLAAAQPTEEQVLSRLTAPVVTTQLDTKNISFERNKTGILGWRSEKTEMVNGYEAKVYGASNVELITRTRTEHLSEQHKGKVKGCKTPLQSFLGIAEQHGGPQNGTLITQTLSQANPTAITAEEYFNPNFELGNRDMGRPMELTTKTQKFKAKLWLCEEHPLSLCEQVAPIIDLMAVSNALFAKLRDFITLRLPPGFPVKIEIPIFHILNARITFGNLNGCDEPVPSVRGSPSSETPSPGSDSSSVSSSSSTTSCRGCEISPALFEAPRGYSVLGGQREAATRDDDDDLLQFAIQQSLLEAGSEYDQVTIWEALTNSKPGTHPMSYDARRQDRSAPPTPQRQPAPPAALASVPSPRPSPRPGPGGHVFRSYDEQLRLAMELSAQEQEERRRRARLEEEELEHILRLSLTEQ from the exons ATGATCCCAGCCAACGCCTCCGTCAGGAAGGGGCCCGAGGGCAAGTATCCGCTGCACTACCTCGTGTGGCACAACCGCCACCGCGAGCTGGAGAAAGAGGTCCGCGCCGGCCAG GTGGACATCGAGCAGCTGGATCCCCGTGGGCGGACGCCCCTGCACCTGGCCACCACACTGGGACACCTCGAGTGTGCCCGTGTGCTCCTGGCACACGGTGCAGATGTGGGCAGGGAGAATCGCAGCGGCTGGACAG tgCTTCAGGAGGCTGTGAGTACCCGGGACCTGGAGCTGGTGCAGCTGGTGCTGAGGTACCGGGACTACCAGCGGGTGGTGAAGCGGTTGGCGGGCATCCCCGTGCTCCTGGAAAAGCTGCGCAAG GCCCAGGACTTCTATGTGGAGATGAAATGGGAGTTCACTAGCTGGG TGCCCTTGGTGTCCAAGATCTGCCCTAGTGACACCTACAAAGTGTGGAAGAGTGGGCAAAACCTGCGGGTAGATACCACGCTCTTGGGCTTTGACCACATGACGTGGCAGCGAGGGAACCGCAGCTTCGTCTTCAGGGGCCAAG ACACAAGCGCCGTGGTCATGGAGATTGACCACGACCGCCGGGTGGTGTACACAGAGACTCTGGCACTGGCTGGGCAGGACCGTGAGCTGCTGCTGGCTGCTGCCCAGCCCACTGAGGAGCAGGTGCTGAGCCGGCTTACCGCGCCCGTTGTCACCACGCAGCTTGACACCAAGAACATCTCCTTTGAGAG GAACAAGACTGGCATCCTGGGCTGGCGCAGTGAGAAGACAGAGATGGTGAATGGGTATGAAGCCAAG GTATACGGGGCATCCAATGTGGAGCTCATCACCCGGACACGGACAGAGCATCTTTCAGAACAGCACAAGGGCAAGGTCAAAG GCTGTAAGACACCTCTGCAGTCGTTCCTGGGAATTGCTGAACAGCATGGGGGCCCCCAAAATGGG ACCCTGATCACTCAGACTCTGAGCCAAGCCAACCCCACTGCCATCACTGCAGAAGAATACTTCAACCCCAACTTTGAGCTTGGCAACCGGGACATGGGCCGCCCCATGGAACTGACCACCAAGACACAGAA GTTCAAGGCCAAGCTGTGGCTGTGTGAGGAGCATCCCCTGTCCCTGTGTGAGCAGGTGGCCCCCATCATTGACCTCATGGCTGTCAGCAATGCACTTTTCGCCAAGCTCCGGGATTTCATTACCCTGCGCCTGCCCCCTGGTTTTCCTGTCAAGATTG AAATCCCAATCTTCCACATCCTCAACGCTCGCATTACCTTCGGGAACCTCAATGGCTGTGACGAGCCAGTGCCATCGGTGCGAGGCAGCCCCAGCAGTGAGACCCCTTCCCCAGGCAGCGACTCCTCCAGCGTCAGCAGCTCCAGTTCCACGA CCTCCTGCCGCGGCTGCGAGATCTCCCCCGCGTTGTTCGAGGCCCCGCGCGGCTACAGCGTGCTGGGCGGCCAGAGGGAGGCGGCCACACGCGATGACGACGATGACCTGCTTCAGTTTGCCAtccagcagagcctgcttgaggcgGGTAGTGAGTATGATCAG GTCACTATCTGGGAGGCGCTAACCAACAGCAAGCCGGGCACTCACCCCATGTCCTACGACGCTCGCCGACAGGACAG GAGCGCCCCGCCTACGCCGCAGCGCCAGCCTGCGCCCCCCGCGGCCCTGGCGTCGGTGCCCAGCCCTCGGCCCAGCCCGCGCCCCGGCCCAGGTGGCCATGTGTTCCGGAGCTACGACGAGCAGCTGCGGCTGGCCATGGAGCTGTCGGCGCAGGAGCAGGaggagcggcggcggcgcgcgcgcctggaggaggaggagctggagcaCATCCTGCGGCTCTCACTGACGGAGCAGTAG
- the ANKRD13B gene encoding ankyrin repeat domain-containing protein 13B isoform X1 gives MIPANASVRKGPEGKYPLHYLVWHNRHRELEKEVRAGQVDIEQLDPRGRTPLHLATTLGHLECARVLLAHGADVGRENRSGWTVLQEAVSTRDLELVQLVLRYRDYQRVVKRLAGIPVLLEKLRKAQDFYVEMKWEFTSWVPLVSKICPSDTYKVWKSGQNLRVDTTLLGFDHMTWQRGNRSFVFRGQDTSAVVMEIDHDRRVVYTETLALAGQDRELLLAAAQPTEEQVLSRLTAPVVTTQLDTKNISFERNKTGILGWRSEKTEMVNGYEAKVYGASNVELITRTRTEHLSEQHKGKVKGCKTPLQSFLGIAEQHGGPQNGTLITQTLSQANPTAITAEEYFNPNFELGNRDMGRPMELTTKTQKFKAKLWLCEEHPLSLCEQVAPIIDLMAVSNALFAKLRDFITLRLPPGFPVKIEIPIFHILNARITFGNLNGCDEPVPSVRGSPSSETPSPGSDSSSVSSSSSTTSCRGCEISPALFEAPRGYSVLGGQREAATRDDDDDLLQFAIQQSLLEAGSEYDQVTIWEALTNSKPGTHPMSYDARRQDRSVPPVLTCPTSPEITHAHVPWCPVPEGEDTAGWAALLGPRKPWYPLLGPCWFPEGFNPHPFLTLSSTPKAAREQGTGLKGLQTLTRQDVGARVLEDACPHVLVHRQLGGWAL, from the exons ATGATCCCAGCCAACGCCTCCGTCAGGAAGGGGCCCGAGGGCAAGTATCCGCTGCACTACCTCGTGTGGCACAACCGCCACCGCGAGCTGGAGAAAGAGGTCCGCGCCGGCCAG GTGGACATCGAGCAGCTGGATCCCCGTGGGCGGACGCCCCTGCACCTGGCCACCACACTGGGACACCTCGAGTGTGCCCGTGTGCTCCTGGCACACGGTGCAGATGTGGGCAGGGAGAATCGCAGCGGCTGGACAG tgCTTCAGGAGGCTGTGAGTACCCGGGACCTGGAGCTGGTGCAGCTGGTGCTGAGGTACCGGGACTACCAGCGGGTGGTGAAGCGGTTGGCGGGCATCCCCGTGCTCCTGGAAAAGCTGCGCAAG GCCCAGGACTTCTATGTGGAGATGAAATGGGAGTTCACTAGCTGGG TGCCCTTGGTGTCCAAGATCTGCCCTAGTGACACCTACAAAGTGTGGAAGAGTGGGCAAAACCTGCGGGTAGATACCACGCTCTTGGGCTTTGACCACATGACGTGGCAGCGAGGGAACCGCAGCTTCGTCTTCAGGGGCCAAG ACACAAGCGCCGTGGTCATGGAGATTGACCACGACCGCCGGGTGGTGTACACAGAGACTCTGGCACTGGCTGGGCAGGACCGTGAGCTGCTGCTGGCTGCTGCCCAGCCCACTGAGGAGCAGGTGCTGAGCCGGCTTACCGCGCCCGTTGTCACCACGCAGCTTGACACCAAGAACATCTCCTTTGAGAG GAACAAGACTGGCATCCTGGGCTGGCGCAGTGAGAAGACAGAGATGGTGAATGGGTATGAAGCCAAG GTATACGGGGCATCCAATGTGGAGCTCATCACCCGGACACGGACAGAGCATCTTTCAGAACAGCACAAGGGCAAGGTCAAAG GCTGTAAGACACCTCTGCAGTCGTTCCTGGGAATTGCTGAACAGCATGGGGGCCCCCAAAATGGG ACCCTGATCACTCAGACTCTGAGCCAAGCCAACCCCACTGCCATCACTGCAGAAGAATACTTCAACCCCAACTTTGAGCTTGGCAACCGGGACATGGGCCGCCCCATGGAACTGACCACCAAGACACAGAA GTTCAAGGCCAAGCTGTGGCTGTGTGAGGAGCATCCCCTGTCCCTGTGTGAGCAGGTGGCCCCCATCATTGACCTCATGGCTGTCAGCAATGCACTTTTCGCCAAGCTCCGGGATTTCATTACCCTGCGCCTGCCCCCTGGTTTTCCTGTCAAGATTG AAATCCCAATCTTCCACATCCTCAACGCTCGCATTACCTTCGGGAACCTCAATGGCTGTGACGAGCCAGTGCCATCGGTGCGAGGCAGCCCCAGCAGTGAGACCCCTTCCCCAGGCAGCGACTCCTCCAGCGTCAGCAGCTCCAGTTCCACGA CCTCCTGCCGCGGCTGCGAGATCTCCCCCGCGTTGTTCGAGGCCCCGCGCGGCTACAGCGTGCTGGGCGGCCAGAGGGAGGCGGCCACACGCGATGACGACGATGACCTGCTTCAGTTTGCCAtccagcagagcctgcttgaggcgGGTAGTGAGTATGATCAG GTCACTATCTGGGAGGCGCTAACCAACAGCAAGCCGGGCACTCACCCCATGTCCTACGACGCTCGCCGACAGGACAGGTCAGTTCCGCCAGTCCTGACTTGTCCTACCTCCCCCGAAATAACACATGCACATGTACCATGGTGCCCTGTCCCAGAGGGTGAGGATACTGCTGGCTGGGCAGCTCTTCTTGGCCCCAGGAAACCATGGTACCCTCTGTTGGGCCCCTGCTGGTTTCCAGAAGGCTTCAATCCCCACCCTTTCCTCACTCTGAGTAGTACTCCAAAAGCAGCCAGGGAGCAGGGGACAGGCCTCAAAGGCCTTCAGACCCTTACCAGGCAGGATGTCGGGGCTAGGGTTCTAGAAGATGCATGCCCACATGTGCTGGTCCACCGTCAACTGGGAGGATGGGCTTTGTAG